atatttctttgatttttacGATTGCAATGATCATAGGTGATTTTTACTTCTTTATAatcatatcttattttttatattctattttatttcatcatgatattaaaattttacttattctattaaaaataatattttcactatTGTACATTATAGAAAATCACAGCATTTGGGGTGTGTTCAGAGGTCGAATTTAGACTTCATAATTCTTTTCAAACAAAGCTCTAACAAAAATATCTATGTAAtcctatatattaaatatataataatgttgatattctACTTAGCATTGTAGAGTTTATTTGGTAACCTAAACatccaaaaaatatttttctagtcataaataagaaaagcaaaataaaagattttttatctAGTATTCCGCTATTCGCTTTCGCGGCTTAAATATCAAATAACACTTCCGGTTATCATTTAgaataaagatatgaaaatggATTTTCAACAGCACCATTTTGGTTAAAATCATCGGCAATACTGTTAATTTGTAAGAAGCATAAACGAAGGAAAATGATAATATTTGCTGACACTCGTAAAAAGCGAGACAGATGACGATgtgtattcttttttattctattctgaatatataatattttgattacAAGTCTACTATAACCAATAATATCATATCATGAAACTTTCCTGCATAATTAGTTCACTCAGTAAATTTTGCATTTGTACTGCGTGTTTCAATACTTAATAACTGATATTCCCAATGTTTATTTCTTACCTTTTAAGGCATGCACAACGcataatttttacaaataaagtCTATACTTACAACTTGGATTGATAAAGTCTACATTCTCAAAATATATGAATCTTAAAATTTACATTCATAGCGAAAAGTTTCCAATAATTGACCTTACTTAAACGTTTTCATTTATAGTGAGTAGTTTCAAATGAAATAGACATTATACTTCTATGTGGGATCGGAGCTGTTCAATTGGCATCATGAATTTTGATACAATTTTGGAGGAACCAAAGAAACATCGGCACAATGCAAAGGAAGTTCACTATTCAATAACAATAAGATTATGGTACTATACTTCATATCTTAGAGCAGTATATACTATCCATAGAAtagttttattatttcatatttctatccaGCAATATTACGGAAACTCAGGTGACGCCTTAGTTCAAGTgatgtgtacagttggacacaggaatttcttgtacaccttgctctgaggaggtGCACCTTAAGGTCAAGATATTTAGACCTTGCTGCATCGTGTCACAATCTTAATGAgctgctagtaaccaaacagatagtgtaaggagaaCGGGGAAAGAAAAAACCGGGCAAGGAGGGGACACTATGAGAGACTGAACTTCCTCATAATGAGGGGTTCCAGGAATTCTTGTGCCCAACTGTACATTGACATCTGCAAATTTCTATTTACAATTCAATTGTGAAACCTTCGCTCACTATCAAATCGCAATTTCTCAATTTGAAACAGTAATCTTTGAAACTCAGACTGTGTTCAGTAAAAATTGTTAAGATTTGCGAAGGCTCATAATTCTTTTGGGTTTCACGGAAGattttttgaagaggaaatttAGTAAAATGGGTGATTTTGATTTTCCTGCCCAGAATCTGGAAGCTGTAATCTCAATTTCAAGAGAATTACAATATACTGTTTATTGTAGCATTTTGTACCATTTGTGCGAGAAACAATCAAAAATTCTTTAGCAATATACTATACAATTGAAATtacatcaatttctctctctctctctctctctctctctctctctctctctctcctctctctctctctctctctctctctctctatatatatatatatatatatatatatatatatatatatatatatgtgtgtgtgtgtgtgtgtgtgtgcgtgtatatatatatatatatatatatatatatatatatatatatatatatatatatatatatatatatatatatatgttcaggggCTTAGCAGGGTCCTCACCCTGAAGAAAAAACCCAATCGCTTCTCCTTTCCCAGGGGTCTTGCCGTAAGGTCCTataataacagatgaaataaaCCCATAAACCAAGTCcatagacttttttaaagtaaaagtttcccAGCAACCACAAGgaagttaagaggtgttcttgggctcttAGAAAAGGTCTTGAGATCACGCGACGTGTAGGGGTTTTTGGATGGGCGTACCCCTCTGTATAAGGGGTAGGGAAGCAAAAACCGTAAGATAAgggttaagccaggctgacacttaaGTCGTGCCACTGTggaaactagtcgtaaactggcgtgaagtgtacgtaaacccgtcgtgacatcgtggcatgtcgtgacaagaattttgaaatgttaaaaatcttATTTCACGACAAAGTTTCGCGACAAGGTCGTGAACTATGAATAaactgtttgtgaactcgtcgtgacctcGTTGGAACGATGCGGGAGGATACGTGCCAATGCTTAGTGATGCGTGCTAAGCCATgtctgtcacgaactgccacgaatagttcaggAACAGTTCAAGTCGAGTCCACGAGTAGTTgatgacatgttcacgaatatgcgcgCGTCGCAGCATGGCcttgccttcccactgacatggtcatgtGTACTTAACGCATTGATGGcatgagcagttcacgactagtttacacaCTTAatgaacagtttgcgcatggcacgagcagttcatgatcagttcacgaacagttcacgtcaagttcacgagtagttgacgacatgttcatGAATATGCACACGTCGCAGCATGGCCTTGCCTTcgcactgacatggtcacgtgttCTTCACACATTGATGGCacaagcagttcacgactagtttaagCACTTTACGAAAAGTTTGCGCATGGCACGGGCAGTTCAtgatcagttcacgaacagttcatgaacagttcacgagcagttcacggCTACGGCGCGACAGTGGTGCTCGCGtcggtgtgggggtatatatagagcttcctgaACACTGCTTGCCATTCCAGAggtcgccagcgaagagacaacaggcctaaaaccaagctgacaagaggaaaaggaaaacagagaaggccagaagccaacaggccagaggcacagaccgctgatagagataattctcctcaGTCATCTATATCAAGTCTCGATATCGTGATCCCAGAGACACAGCAGGATTCAATCATAcgccagagacagccatccagtgaggacgaggcTAACAGAAAGCTGATGAAGCGAGTCCGCGTatccaagaaagaaatccctgaataccgctggacagaagaggcTGAGTTTAGGTTGGCCGACCTAGTGAAGGAGAACCCCCAGCTGTatgacaagaagcacaaggagtggcTAAACATGGTGGtcaagaacagccggtgggaccgacttggagagcagctggagcGTCCTGCCACTGGTGCCTAATGCAAGAAGCATGACGAGAATTTGAGAACAAGGGTGGGGAAGActatgaagaaggaaaagaagagtggAGTTGGCCAGCCCCAAAGGAATGCCCATAacgaccagatcatggagacctggagTTTCCTGATAAAACACATCGTTCTGGGAGAgagtccccagtgagcagtttgctgtcccagagtcagctgcagtgatggtcagcgacggagacgatgatgaagtgaggtccacaggttcccacagccaagtaTCTACTAGCACCGGAAAGAGCAAGGGCAAGGAGAAACGGTCCCGCCCACCAACAACACAGAGCCACCACAACCGCCAACACCTGGGTGACCCACAGCAACTTCAGTAATGTAGTGCAAGAGGTGAGAATTCCAATGTCTACAtgcagattgtattccagtttcatccattgcttttgacatggcatgtgcaatatgttgcattgaaatgctgtactaaattgtcacaatgtttgtatgtttcagattaTCTCCAAAGCAGAATCCTTGGCGACCACCCACTCGTACACCGGCCAGCAAAAGATCGTACATGATTTTTCATGCATGCTGGAAGGCCACATGTGTGCCATCCTGGAGGACTACTagcatgaattccagatagactgcctcaaccttCTACACTactacaggcagcggcgtcagctcttccagcagccacaACATCAGCCAATCATAACCTGGCCAGCCCcaagcagcagcaaccttggcagccctcTCAGCAGCAGCCGTTCTGGCATCAACCTCAACCAGCAACCTTGCAGGcaccgccagagcagcagcagcagcagcagcctcacaGTACCCGAgaggactaaccatatatacatattatcagcacccaaCCCCACACTCCACCAAAAGCTAGGACTATGacggggccaggcaatggctactgatgacttaacagatagacctacagtatagACTCCCTAAAAACCCTTATCCTTAGTTGACAGTGATGACGAGGTTGCAGAaatttcaagaaactatcgagcttgaggcgggactcgaaccccagtccgtcggATCATCACGCAAGAACGACTCTGATAGGACCACTGCAAGCACTGAAGTCAGAAAGAAAGACTTTTGATAAGCATTTCAAATCTGTCTTTCAATCCAAAAAAAATAGGCAGATATTATTGTTGTAAGATTTTTAAACAGATTTGAAGCAATATATACAGTGAGTGTGTTTTTGTATGCAAGTTCGTGTTTTGGTTGATGTGTATATTTGGGTGTGGGTGTATGCGcacatgggtgtgtgtgtatgtgtaattgcgAAAAGTAAACTGTAAGTGTGCCAGTATCTGCGCTCGTGTTTAGAATGGGTCGTAAGTAATTATTTTATCAAGTTTTACTCCAAATCTATGAATAACAATATGAAAttgtcttcatgagagagagagagagaggagagagagagagagagagagagaagaggagagagagaggagagagagagagagagagagagagagagagagagcatccaaaaTCTTCATAATGTTAATAAATCCTCGTTTCTTAAAACATGCGAAGATCCACCGGGAGATGAGTAATAGGCCACTTTTGATGGTCAAATTCTTTATGGTGAAAGGATCTTCAAAAAGGACAAACAAAAGAAAGTAGAATTATAAATAATTTACAAAAggtttatttatagatttttgtttaactcttaaaaacaaaaaaaacccacgattgtaccaaaaaaaaaaaaaaaagcaatgtgcCTGGAGTAAAAAGTAATAGCTTGTTTAGTATGGCTCCACTTGAAGTGATTAAATGGGGAAAAGTTGAATCACTTATATCGATCTATATTCATGCGACTTGTATACACGTGTATTTCGTACATGCTCATACCCTGTAATACtattgcccatctctctctctctctctctctctctctctctcatctctctctctctctctccagaactaataataaaaatcctgttcttgcttgccattgcatgttgcatattgtttatgtttttattccAAAGTTGTCAAccgtttgtatatactgtatatttgttatGTCGTTTAAATAAACTAACCCATGCCCAGCTCGTCTTTACTCATTACGAGTAAATGAAGGCTCTAAACAgagaggataataaaaaaaaactggtatgAATTAAAGTATTATCTCGTATAATCGCATACTCTAACAGTCTTTCCCTTCCCCATCAATAGGTCACCACGCAGTTTGAATATAATAATATGGCTATGATTAACCAAAAATATTATGAACATGAATTTTGATAAACTGTAACTGTAATCATCTCTCATAAGCTTTAATTAACTTATCTGAGAATTTCCATTAGATATTTAGGATTCTTCTGCCATTGCACCGAATGTAATTATTTTCTTCAAAGCAATTGATTGCGTAGTTTATTNNNNNNNNNNNNNNNNNNNNNNNNNNNNNNNNNNNNNNNNNNNNNNNNNNNNNNNNNNNNNNNNNNNNNNNNNNNNNNNNNNNNNNNNNNNNNNNNNNNNNNNNNNNNNNNNNNNNNNNNNNNNNNNNNNNNNNNNNNNNNNNNNNNNNNNNNNNNNNNNNNNNNNNNNNNNNNNNNNNNNNNNNNNNNNNNNNNNNNNNNNNNNNNNNNNNNNNNNNNNNNNNNNNNNNNNNNNNNNNNNNNNNNNNNNNNNNNNNNNNNNNNNNNNNNNNNNNNNNNNNNNNNNNNNNNNNNNNNNNNNNNNNNNNNNNNNNNNNNNNNNNNNNNNNNNNNNNNNNNNNNNNNNNNNNNNNNNNNNNNNNNNNNNNNNNNNNNNNNNNNNNNNNNNNNNNNNNNNNNNNNNNNNNNNNNNNNNNNNNNNNNNNNNNNNNNNNNNNNNNNNNNNNNNNNNNNNNNNNNNNNNNNNNNNNNNNNNNNNNNNNNNNNNNNNNNNNNNNNNNCCTCTTGATAAGGCTTGAAAAAAcccattagctatggtaagcagcttttcttgggttaaagttctcttgtttggtgttacacttggtcacacttttccatgtttccttgtttccttaccttactgagctatttttccttgttggagtgctaaggcttatagcattctgttttttaaaATAATTCTTACCTATCGCACTGTCTTATGCAAAATATTCCGGGTGCCATTGGCAGTGGTAGTCTATTCATCTCTAGAGCTATTAAGGGACCCAGATATATTACCAGCCTATAAGGATATTAATTATGACTTAATTTTTCTTCGATTTTTAGATTCCTGATCATATAAAGAAACATCTGGGTAAGAAAAAGATTTAGGACAATAGAAAAACGTATATATAATATCCAAAGGTATTACTGTCACTCAAATATACTCATTCCCACTCAAACGAAAGATAATTTCCACTAAATCTCCTATTTTCTGGCAAAAACAAAGATGGCATGTCAATCAAATGTTTCTGTGGCGGACTGATTAGGGTTTGAACGAAAAGACGGCTTGAACATAACTGCTTTATTCAaacaagataacaagcttatatacagacGATTAAGGGTAACCATAGCACCAAATCtccaacaatatgaaacatgcaatggcaagcttaaatagggtTTTCAATTATCAGTGCGAAGAGCGAGAGTTGATAAAAGACAATAGATTTATAGTATATGAAATACACGTGTATTACACTTCTGTTCGAATCGAATGAACAAATCCCATAATTGTTTTAATTTCTTGCACCATGTAATGTGGAAATCAATCCTAAAGCCAGATATCCAGCGATACAATCCTTCTATACACCTGAATTTAATCACAACAAACCGACATGATGTCTTATGGGGTAATTCTAACAAACATCAACACGGATGCAATGTTGGTGAGATTTAATTATCGAAAATCGAAAATGGATATCTTCCATTATACGGGATTTTACTGTTACAGGAGATCAGCAGTGTTTTCGTTGATAAATTGGAATAAGATTCCGTTGTCTgcaaaatagccaaaaaaaaaaaaaaaaaaaatggaatatatgtTATACTGTTACCTTGAATTGGTCTACATTTTATGAAGAATACTCATTATAAAAAATTagttcataattctttttttatcatattaatcAACAAAAGAACTATTTATTTACTCTTATCATTCACTGTTTATTCTAATTATAATCAGGTAGAAAGATGGGGCAATGTTTATTAGATTATTGAAACTACTTAATCataattctctatctctctctctctctctctctctctctctctctctctctctctctctctctctctctctctaagagatgaTATCTAGTCGGGTTAAAAGTCAAATGAAATTAATCTTTTAATTCTTGAAAATTATCTGGTAACCTGCAGCGTGTttgtcatacacatacacactcatatatatatatatatatatatatattatatatatatatatatatatattatatatatatatatatatatatatatatatgtatatatatatatatatatatatatatatatatatatatatatatatatatatatatatatacaatataaatatatatatatatatatatatatatatatatatatatatgtatatatatacattcatagttaatatatatatatatatatatatataatatatatatatatatatatatatatgcatatatatatatatatatatatatatatatatatgtatgtatgtatatatatacatatatacacacatatatatatatatatatatatatatatatatatatatatatatatataatattattattattactattattattatttttattattattattattatcattattattattattattattattattatttttaactaattattattattgttattattattattattataattattattattattattattattattatcattattattattattattattattattattattattattattattattatcattattacttttatagttgcaaaagcaagatgctataatcccgagggctccaacaggaaaattagcccactgaggaaaggaaataaggtaataaataaacgaaatgagaaataGTGTCCAATTAAGAtacaatattttaagtacagtaacaacattaaaacagatatttcttctttaaactataaaaagacttatgtcagcctgttcaacttgaaatAATTTGCtgtacgtttgaacttttgaagttctaccaattcaactacccgattagaaagatcattccacaacttgtttacacctgaaatgaaacttctagagtacttttgtagtattgagcctcatgatggtgacctgaccattagaattaactgtatgcctagtattacgaacaggatggaactgcccgggaagatctgaatgtaaacgatgatcagaattatgaaaaactatttgaacgacggtgacagagattaatatctagattaggaataggaTATCTAATACACCGTAAGTTAATGCCCcaaaaatcaagatgagaatcgaCAGCTGAAGACCAGTCAAGGGAaatatactcgaaacaaggtagaatgaaagaattagaataattcttcagaatagactgatcaccgaaaatcttgaaaaaaaaactctctcaCTAAGCCAacttttttgtgtgcaattgaaggagacacggacctaatgggtttctcaaaagtgaaattcaaaagtaaaaaaaaaaaaaaaacattatcaatgctgagatccggatgttgagtagccactgtacttgacctacttttaatcatactttgagttttgttaggattcaacttaatgccccctaatttgcaccatacactaaatttagctaaatctctactaaGAGATTCAACAACCACAGATctccattcaggagatggaattgatgcaaagagtgtagcatcatctgcatatgcgataAGCTTGCGTTCTAGGTTAAACCACATATCATATGTGTAAATTAGATGAAAAGTAATAGGCTAAAAACACCACCtcgaggaataccagatatcacattcctatactcactatggtgtccatcaacaacgaCTCttcgcaatctattacttaaaatacaacaacaaaacaacaaaaacgacaataataataataataataataataataataataataataataataataataataataataatgataataataataataataatatccgctgTTATAGCTTTTATTAGAAAAGAAACACAATTGTGTGAAAATTGATAAAAGATTTGTAAGTTAAAACAATATAATAGTGATAATTTTGTGAAAAACAACAATgagttaacaaaataataataataataataataataatgataatgataataataataataataataataataataataataataataataataataataataataataataataataacaaatagttaATTATCATATTTACTATTAAGAAATAAAATCCTTATGTGGAAGTCAAGGAGGGAATTTTAGAGTTCCTACTTGAtcatatttctaaaaatataattaaatgatatTGAACAAAACACCTCAGACATCCCTTATACTGGTAGAGGAGGCGGTTTGGGCTTGACTGGATGATCTTCTTTcgtaaaacaattaaaacaattaatGAGGAAATAAAAGGAAAGTATAAAGGACATATTTATTAAGGATCTCTTAAAAGCTAACAGTAATCCggtcatgaagaagaagaaggagagagagagagagagagagagagagagagagagagagagagagagagtgagagagtggagatgagagagagagagagagagagagagaggagagagagagagagagagagagagagagaatgattttgatTAAGGATACTGATTATA
This DNA window, taken from Palaemon carinicauda isolate YSFRI2023 chromosome 10, ASM3689809v2, whole genome shotgun sequence, encodes the following:
- the LOC137648585 gene encoding activating signal cointegrator 1 complex subunit 2 homolog produces the protein MVSDGDDDEVRSTGSHSQVSTSTGKSKGKEKRSRPPTTQSHHNRQHLGDPQQLQLSPKQNPWRPPTRTPASKRSYMIFHAAASALPAATTSANHNLASPKQQQPWQPSQQQPFWHQPQPATLQAPPEQQQQQQPHSTRED